A DNA window from Corallococcus soli contains the following coding sequences:
- a CDS encoding Fic family protein, with amino-acid sequence MHPYRWSEKLGPRLEQATERMRQLRSAVMPPAAVQSLRHWFRIHHTYNSNAIEGNRLTLPETRAVLEDGITIAGKSLKDHFEAVNLAHALDFIESLARKDTVLGERDVREMHGIVLRGIEPEGAGVYRRINVRIGGTQHMPPEAFRVPEQMHTFGAWLAGEKSEHPVVVSAIAHTWFETIHPFVDGNGRTGRLLANLLLMREHYPAMVLLVEDRARYYAALDASHSGDLTAMVELTLDRVEQSFEEYERASREITEVQEPAIEYLASRLGTVQVPDPPELVQWWLGVEVLHGALVHIANSLNRRLESSQTRLTVSALPNLTRRDWATINRKRFPLFALQADVGRASTRLELQSEVHMGALPGWKVHPPVIHLQSPIAAAEPPRRFIEAVPTGHLFRVLRGTAATADYLQNERRHIRTLSDRPAPSDYDVDVDVSAQQIAAEIWTYVVDHHLVPTPG; translated from the coding sequence GTGCATCCGTACCGATGGAGCGAGAAGCTGGGGCCCCGGCTGGAGCAGGCAACCGAGCGGATGCGCCAGCTGCGCAGCGCCGTGATGCCGCCTGCCGCGGTGCAGAGCCTCCGGCACTGGTTCCGGATTCATCACACGTACAACTCGAACGCGATTGAGGGGAACCGGCTGACCCTGCCCGAAACGCGCGCGGTGCTGGAGGACGGCATCACCATCGCGGGCAAGTCCCTCAAGGACCACTTCGAGGCGGTGAACCTCGCGCACGCACTCGATTTCATCGAGTCCCTGGCGCGGAAGGACACGGTGTTGGGCGAACGGGACGTGCGCGAGATGCACGGCATCGTGCTGCGGGGCATCGAGCCGGAGGGCGCGGGCGTCTATCGGCGCATCAACGTGCGGATTGGTGGCACCCAGCATATGCCCCCAGAAGCCTTCCGCGTGCCCGAACAGATGCACACGTTCGGAGCGTGGCTGGCTGGCGAGAAGTCGGAGCATCCCGTCGTCGTCTCCGCCATCGCGCACACCTGGTTCGAGACGATCCACCCATTCGTGGATGGAAACGGTCGGACCGGGAGACTGCTCGCCAACCTGCTCCTGATGCGAGAGCACTATCCCGCCATGGTTCTGCTCGTCGAGGACCGTGCACGGTATTACGCGGCCCTGGATGCCTCCCACTCGGGGGACCTCACCGCGATGGTGGAGCTGACACTGGACCGCGTAGAGCAGAGCTTCGAGGAGTATGAGCGGGCCAGTCGCGAAATCACCGAGGTACAGGAGCCCGCGATCGAGTACCTCGCGAGCAGGTTGGGCACCGTTCAAGTCCCCGATCCACCTGAGCTCGTTCAGTGGTGGCTCGGTGTCGAAGTTCTGCACGGGGCCCTGGTACACATCGCCAACTCCTTGAACCGACGTCTGGAAAGCTCCCAAACCCGGCTCACGGTCTCCGCCCTGCCCAACCTGACTCGGCGCGACTGGGCAACCATCAACCGCAAGCGATTCCCACTCTTCGCACTACAAGCAGACGTCGGACGCGCCTCGACCCGCCTGGAGCTGCAGTCCGAAGTACACATGGGGGCTCTTCCTGGATGGAAGGTCCATCCGCCCGTCATCCATTTGCAGAGTCCCATAGCAGCAGCAGAGCCCCCACGCCGGTTCATCGAGGCTGTTCCCACGGGGCATCTCTTCCGTGTCTTGAGAGGGACGGCCGCCACCGCGGACTACCTCCAGAACGAGCGGCGACATATCCGAACGCTGAGCGATAGACCCGCCCCCTCGGACTACGATGTCGACGTCGACGTCTCCGCCCAGCAGATCGCGGCGGAGATCTGGACCTATGTCGTTGACCATCACCTCGTCCCCACCCCAGGCTGA
- a CDS encoding DUF2381 family protein — protein MKSVLLGTLLAGAAMAEGREQLAIRTLFLSEHPDASPQRVYVRGQVVTALRFDARVKPVRARLVGGDGRFEPVGIVGRTVVLEPRRDLDPDEAFSLLVTLADDREVPFLLRPPGRQARGSADQQLNVFEDRGSQDAVASALVDSEKENKALRAENERLHKEEVSEDHALAALLTAGAVAQTPFGVAAHFSGQDDGASLDATVFRGTGKAAVVFKVKNHHPVHSWSMKSVRLVGTSDARERAIAVRSSAAVLVPGTSGVIGLVVDGSAFLDSGTLTSLSLELYRQDGRLQAIVQLDPALIAK, from the coding sequence ATGAAGTCGGTGCTGCTCGGCACCCTCCTCGCAGGAGCTGCGATGGCGGAGGGGCGGGAGCAGCTCGCCATCCGGACGCTCTTTCTCTCCGAGCATCCGGATGCCTCGCCCCAGCGGGTCTACGTGAGGGGGCAGGTGGTGACGGCCCTCCGCTTCGATGCGCGCGTGAAGCCTGTCCGCGCGCGGTTGGTGGGCGGCGACGGACGGTTCGAGCCGGTGGGCATCGTGGGGCGGACGGTCGTTCTGGAGCCCAGACGCGACCTGGATCCGGACGAAGCGTTCTCCCTGCTGGTGACCCTGGCGGACGACAGGGAGGTCCCGTTCCTCCTCAGGCCTCCGGGACGGCAAGCACGAGGGAGCGCGGACCAGCAGCTCAACGTCTTCGAGGACCGTGGAAGCCAGGATGCCGTGGCCTCGGCGCTGGTGGATTCGGAGAAGGAGAACAAGGCCCTCCGCGCGGAGAACGAGCGCCTGCACAAAGAGGAGGTCTCCGAGGATCATGCGCTGGCGGCCTTGCTGACGGCGGGCGCCGTAGCTCAGACGCCTTTCGGGGTCGCGGCGCACTTTTCCGGCCAGGACGACGGTGCCTCGCTGGATGCCACCGTCTTTCGAGGCACCGGAAAGGCAGCCGTTGTATTCAAGGTGAAGAATCATCACCCCGTGCACTCCTGGAGCATGAAGTCCGTGCGGCTGGTGGGCACGTCGGATGCGCGGGAGCGGGCCATCGCTGTTCGGTCTTCGGCGGCTGTGCTCGTCCCGGGAACATCCGGAGTGATTGGACTTGTCGTGGACGGAAGCGCGTTCCTGGACAGCGGGACGTTGACCTCCTTGTCCCTGGAGCTGTACCGGCAGGATGGACGCTTGCAGGCCATCGTTCAGTTGGATCCAGCCTTGATCGCGAAGTAG
- a CDS encoding RNA polymerase sigma factor has product MEYAVFAVRHQPTLLAVARNLCGRNASDCEGLVHDVLLRALLKWDMLQSWSEPERRAWLVRVLHTVFMDQCRSQKPAAPPPITLANVHALLAEPDAPAPGLWEHITEADLREAIATLPYPLRRTFELHSQGLHHAEIGRQLGAPEGTVGTWLFQARFRLRERLRGMAEQPRKQASA; this is encoded by the coding sequence ATGGAGTACGCCGTCTTCGCCGTCCGTCATCAGCCCACCCTGCTCGCCGTCGCCCGGAACCTTTGCGGTCGGAATGCCAGTGATTGTGAGGGCCTCGTCCACGACGTGCTGCTCCGGGCCCTGCTGAAGTGGGACATGCTCCAGTCGTGGTCGGAGCCTGAACGGCGCGCCTGGCTGGTGCGGGTGCTGCACACCGTCTTCATGGACCAGTGCCGCAGTCAGAAGCCCGCGGCCCCACCTCCCATCACCCTGGCCAACGTCCACGCGCTCCTCGCGGAACCCGACGCGCCAGCCCCAGGGCTATGGGAGCACATCACCGAAGCCGACCTGCGGGAGGCCATCGCCACGCTCCCCTACCCCCTTCGCCGGACCTTCGAGTTGCACTCCCAGGGGCTGCATCACGCGGAGATTGGCCGCCAGCTCGGAGCGCCGGAGGGCACGGTGGGCACCTGGCTCTTCCAGGCCCGCTTCCGCCTGCGGGAGCGGCTGCGTGGCATGGCGGAGCAGCCCCGGAAGCAGGCGAGCGCCTGA
- a CDS encoding AHH domain-containing protein, with the protein MRLVGVVALLLLAGGCATARVVHIGAGDGRQAIHKSVDVDPVQVSEDEFKSALTGLILDMRMDVTFREADAADPRGQVRSRTLLASSKGIANSEADGTPESFYARICPEPDDCLSLVGGTGLTFSRKDRTLMALSFALDTVWGSVEAEVGKLLNPVALKAMVTSAALTVLLTMAFPEPVTKVLAVALTAALVAYLGVVPVWEMGRGFVRLWDDAQRATSVIALQDIGHRFGRVLGTNGTRVLVLLITAALGGRSAMAAQGPKLPGFSQAALRGQAEAGFQLGEALNGGVTSIALPAAGVLNVTLAPGAVAALAMYSQGQVPGDEEGPVHHICTSKNLVSAATGGPWTPLCERIFKKAGMTLEDIANKVRLNGHEGPHPGPYHDKVVGRLQDAVSRCRTTETCRARLMGELAKIANELLTPGSELRSLIVK; encoded by the coding sequence GTGCGTCTGGTCGGAGTTGTCGCGTTGTTACTGTTGGCAGGAGGGTGTGCGACCGCTCGCGTCGTCCATATCGGTGCTGGAGACGGCAGACAGGCAATCCACAAGTCCGTGGATGTTGACCCGGTCCAGGTGAGCGAGGACGAGTTCAAGTCGGCCCTCACGGGACTCATCCTGGACATGCGCATGGACGTTACCTTTCGCGAGGCGGATGCGGCGGACCCACGAGGCCAGGTCCGGTCCAGGACGCTGCTTGCATCGTCGAAGGGCATCGCGAATTCGGAGGCGGATGGAACCCCCGAGTCGTTTTACGCGCGCATCTGCCCCGAACCCGATGACTGCCTGAGCCTGGTAGGCGGGACGGGGCTGACGTTCTCGCGGAAGGACCGGACGCTCATGGCGCTGTCCTTCGCGCTCGATACCGTGTGGGGGAGTGTCGAGGCGGAAGTCGGGAAGCTGCTGAACCCGGTTGCTCTGAAAGCCATGGTCACGTCGGCGGCGCTGACCGTGCTTCTCACGATGGCCTTTCCCGAGCCGGTCACCAAGGTCCTCGCGGTGGCCCTGACGGCAGCGCTGGTGGCGTACCTGGGTGTCGTACCGGTCTGGGAGATGGGTCGCGGCTTCGTGAGGCTGTGGGACGACGCGCAAAGGGCCACGAGCGTCATCGCATTGCAGGACATCGGGCACCGGTTCGGGCGGGTGTTGGGGACGAACGGCACGCGCGTCCTGGTGCTCCTCATCACGGCGGCCTTGGGCGGAAGAAGCGCGATGGCGGCCCAGGGGCCCAAGCTGCCGGGCTTCTCGCAGGCTGCACTTCGAGGACAGGCCGAAGCGGGCTTCCAACTCGGAGAGGCGCTGAACGGCGGAGTGACGTCCATCGCGCTGCCCGCCGCGGGGGTGCTGAACGTCACGCTCGCTCCGGGTGCGGTTGCGGCTCTCGCGATGTACTCGCAGGGGCAGGTTCCAGGCGATGAGGAGGGCCCGGTGCACCACATCTGCACGAGCAAGAACCTGGTTTCGGCCGCGACAGGCGGTCCCTGGACGCCGCTGTGCGAGAGGATCTTCAAGAAGGCAGGGATGACCCTTGAAGACATTGCAAACAAGGTGCGGCTCAATGGACACGAGGGTCCACATCCTGGCCCGTACCACGACAAAGTAGTCGGCAGACTGCAAGATGCTGTCAGTCGATGCAGAACAACAGAGACCTGTCGGGCACGCTTGATGGGTGAGCTTGCAAAAATCGCCAACGAGCTTCTTACGCCGGGCTCCGAGCTGCGCAGCCTTATCGTGAAGTAG
- a CDS encoding imm11 family protein: MADVPQWLISTPTLASGDSLDEPWMFADGRLLEDPGHMKAQVSHPGEKRTFVFSVIEKAPVVSEEVANVFRTLASNDVQLFPVSVEGESERYFVVNAIKVIDCIDDARCREVHHYAEEDPFLEDAGEYRWIYGLRIAPSKTEGAHVLRPKKFKTAFIVSEEVKNALEGVGNLGVSFERVTAPDGGNDEQRACSPLRDS, encoded by the coding sequence ATGGCTGACGTGCCTCAATGGCTCATTTCGACACCAACGTTGGCGTCCGGTGATTCGCTTGACGAACCTTGGATGTTCGCGGATGGACGCCTGCTTGAGGATCCAGGCCATATGAAGGCCCAGGTTTCACATCCTGGCGAGAAGCGAACGTTTGTATTCTCCGTGATAGAGAAAGCTCCCGTCGTCAGCGAAGAGGTCGCGAACGTCTTCAGAACCCTTGCCTCTAATGATGTCCAACTGTTTCCGGTATCGGTAGAGGGAGAGTCCGAGCGGTACTTCGTCGTCAATGCAATCAAAGTGATTGATTGCATTGATGATGCGAGGTGCCGGGAAGTCCATCACTACGCTGAAGAGGACCCCTTTCTCGAAGATGCAGGCGAGTACCGTTGGATCTATGGCCTGCGCATTGCCCCCTCGAAGACCGAAGGGGCGCACGTTTTGAGGCCGAAGAAGTTCAAGACGGCGTTCATTGTCTCGGAGGAGGTCAAGAACGCACTCGAAGGGGTCGGGAACCTGGGCGTGTCGTTCGAGCGTGTGACGGCACCCGATGGAGGGAATGATGAGCAGCGAGCCTGTTCTCCCCTTCGAGATAGCTGA
- a CDS encoding GNAT family N-acetyltransferase translates to MSSPYSVRAVQSRSELEQVLTLQRRNLKQVLSPEEMHSQGFVTVAHDLPTLEAMHALAPSIIALQGSQVVAYALVMPRECRALVPVLEPMFALIDGLDFQGRPLKEQRFYVMGQICIDKAHRGMGLFDALYQQHHEQLRDRFDCVITEVSVHNTRSLRAHERVGFQTVHTYPDVTDTWAVVLWDWTAPTGRVAIHLR, encoded by the coding sequence ATGTCCAGTCCCTACAGCGTGAGGGCCGTCCAGTCCCGCTCGGAGCTTGAGCAGGTCCTGACCCTGCAACGCAGGAACCTCAAGCAGGTCCTCTCACCGGAGGAGATGCACTCGCAGGGCTTCGTCACCGTGGCGCATGACCTGCCCACGCTGGAGGCCATGCATGCGCTGGCGCCCAGCATCATCGCCCTGCAGGGCTCCCAGGTCGTCGCCTATGCCCTGGTCATGCCGCGCGAGTGCAGAGCGCTCGTCCCCGTCCTGGAGCCGATGTTCGCGCTCATCGACGGGCTCGACTTCCAGGGGCGCCCCCTGAAGGAACAGCGCTTCTACGTGATGGGGCAGATCTGCATCGACAAGGCCCACCGGGGGATGGGCCTGTTCGACGCGCTCTACCAACAACACCACGAACAGCTCCGGGACCGGTTCGACTGCGTCATCACCGAGGTCTCCGTGCACAACACCCGCTCACTGCGCGCGCATGAGCGGGTCGGCTTCCAGACCGTCCACACCTACCCGGACGTCACCGACACCTGGGCGGTGGTGCTCTGGGACTGGACCGCGCCCACGGGACGGGTCGCCATCCACTTGCGGTGA
- a CDS encoding response regulator: MADGKLKALVVDDDPLVLELVERSITRYGFEVTTTRAALGVANLIRVHQPDIVLLDVNIPALSGDRILGVVRQFAGPDTLFILYSSMDESKLRELMRTAGADGYIPKSVSGPELALKLSGLHRKWMATRPVGAVQSQSTTAQVSVTSG, translated from the coding sequence ATGGCGGACGGCAAGCTGAAGGCTCTTGTGGTGGATGACGACCCGCTCGTGCTCGAGCTGGTGGAGCGCTCCATCACCCGCTACGGCTTCGAGGTCACGACGACGCGCGCGGCGCTGGGCGTGGCGAACCTCATCCGGGTTCACCAGCCGGACATCGTGTTGTTGGACGTGAACATCCCGGCGTTGAGCGGCGACCGCATCCTGGGCGTGGTGCGCCAGTTCGCGGGGCCGGACACGCTGTTCATCCTGTACTCGTCCATGGACGAGTCGAAGCTGCGCGAGCTGATGCGGACGGCGGGCGCGGACGGCTACATCCCCAAGAGCGTCAGCGGCCCGGAGCTGGCCCTGAAGCTGTCGGGCCTTCACCGCAAGTGGATGGCGACCCGTCCCGTGGGCGCGGTCCAGTCCCAGAGCACCACCGCCCAGGTGTCGGTGACGTCCGGGTAG
- a CDS encoding R3H domain-containing nucleic acid-binding protein, whose product MDRTDPDTAAPPTPPDDFALLVAVLPPPLQEAVRRLPEAELLEVVMDLGRPPEARLVSRVVRLADAPVEQDALQAVLSRVGEPGGDNRAGIERTLHRVSAIRNRQGRVVGLTLRVGRAIVGTIDMLRDLVDSGKNLLLLGRPGVGKTTKLREVARVLADALGKRVMVVDTSNEIGGDGDIPHPGIGGARRMQVSRPDRQHDVMIEAVENHMPEAIVVDEIGTSAEAAAARTIAERGVQLVATAHGNTLENLVLNPTLSDLVGGVHTVTLSDEEARRRHTQKTVTERKGTPTFDIVVEMVNREEVRVHRDTASAVDRLLAGTEVGGERRRQQGDTVLVDAAPEVVEATPPGGYVPPGTPALGAPRAGPLRIAVHAVSRELLERVLRDLPVEAVVVGRPENAELVLTPRSRANSPRLRRAAERGGARVLIIKRNSATEMRRVLRSELNLLDGVDPEEVRAAVADAQEGIRRVLAEGQPVPLAPRPSRLRRVQHTLVIRNHLEAVSLGSEPRRHLVIYPAGAGVAEASEPEPEPVDEELPDDAEEAGPEAPHDEEEGSEP is encoded by the coding sequence ATGGACCGCACCGACCCCGACACCGCCGCGCCCCCCACCCCTCCGGACGACTTCGCCCTCCTGGTCGCGGTCCTTCCTCCGCCGCTCCAGGAGGCGGTGCGACGGCTGCCGGAGGCGGAGCTGCTGGAGGTGGTGATGGACCTGGGGCGTCCGCCCGAGGCGCGGCTGGTGAGCCGGGTGGTGCGCCTGGCCGACGCGCCCGTGGAGCAGGACGCGTTGCAGGCCGTGCTCTCGCGGGTGGGGGAGCCGGGCGGGGACAACCGCGCTGGCATCGAGCGGACGCTGCACCGCGTGTCGGCCATCCGCAACCGCCAGGGCCGCGTGGTGGGGCTCACCCTGCGCGTGGGCCGCGCCATCGTGGGCACCATCGACATGCTCCGCGACCTGGTGGACTCGGGGAAGAACCTGCTGCTGCTGGGGCGGCCCGGGGTGGGCAAGACGACGAAGCTTCGCGAGGTGGCGCGCGTGCTCGCGGACGCGCTGGGCAAGCGGGTGATGGTGGTGGACACCTCCAACGAGATTGGCGGTGACGGGGACATCCCGCATCCGGGCATCGGTGGCGCGCGGCGCATGCAGGTGAGCCGGCCGGACCGCCAGCACGACGTGATGATCGAGGCGGTGGAGAACCACATGCCGGAGGCCATCGTCGTGGATGAGATTGGCACCTCGGCGGAGGCCGCCGCGGCGCGCACCATCGCCGAGCGCGGCGTGCAGCTGGTGGCGACCGCGCACGGCAACACGCTGGAGAACCTGGTGCTGAACCCCACGCTCTCCGACCTCGTGGGCGGCGTGCACACCGTCACGCTGAGCGACGAGGAGGCGCGGCGCCGGCACACCCAGAAGACGGTGACCGAGCGCAAGGGGACGCCCACCTTCGACATCGTGGTGGAGATGGTGAACCGCGAGGAGGTGCGCGTGCACCGCGACACGGCCAGCGCGGTGGACCGGCTGCTCGCGGGCACGGAGGTCGGAGGCGAGCGCCGCCGGCAGCAGGGCGACACGGTGCTGGTGGACGCGGCGCCGGAGGTCGTGGAGGCCACGCCCCCGGGAGGGTACGTGCCCCCGGGCACGCCGGCCCTGGGCGCTCCACGGGCTGGCCCCCTGCGCATCGCGGTGCACGCGGTGAGCCGCGAGCTGCTGGAGCGCGTGCTGCGCGACCTGCCCGTGGAGGCCGTCGTGGTGGGCCGTCCGGAGAACGCCGAGCTGGTGCTCACCCCGCGCAGCCGCGCGAACTCCCCCCGCCTGCGCCGGGCCGCTGAACGCGGGGGCGCGCGCGTGCTGATCATCAAGCGCAACAGCGCCACGGAGATGCGCCGGGTGCTGCGCTCCGAGCTCAACCTCCTGGACGGCGTGGACCCAGAGGAGGTCCGCGCCGCCGTCGCGGACGCGCAGGAAGGCATCCGGCGCGTGCTCGCCGAAGGGCAGCCCGTCCCGCTGGCGCCCCGTCCGTCCCGCCTGCGACGGGTGCAGCACACGCTGGTCATCCGGAACCACCTGGAGGCGGTGAGCCTGGGCAGCGAGCCCCGGCGACACCTGGTCATCTACCCGGCGGGCGCGGGCGTGGCGGAGGCCTCCGAGCCCGAGCCCGAGCCCGTGGACGAGGAGCTTCCGGACGACGCCGAGGAGGCCGGACCCGAGGCACCGCACGACGAGGAGGAAGGCTCCGAGCCCTGA
- a CDS encoding RecQ family ATP-dependent DNA helicase — MTPPTPVAVPWSQLEQEARERFGVEQFRPGQREIIEAVIAGHDVLGVLPTGAGKSLTFQLPALFVPGSTVVVSPLIALMHDQREHLTERFALDAAKLDSTLSASALKDLQREIRRGEHEFIYVTPEQLENPERLELLKRANVSLFVVDEAHCVSQWGHDFRPAYLALGDAIRALGRPRVLALTATATRQVREDIRAQLGLKDPVVVSTGIQRDNLTLEVLRTVNPELKRQKLLELLRGCGGSAIVYTATVRRADELWRWLRAEGVEAERYHGKLKASEREENQRRFMEGTTPVVVATKAFGLGIDKQDLRLVVHYHFPDSLESYYQEAGRAGRDGLPARAALLYRLEDKRIQGFFLGGKYPRREESRQLYAAVSRLCAEGRRVALKQLAEASGLGDKRARVLVAQLVAAGVVERGARGVKQLRAFEHPDELDAYLTAYESRHQSDRERLEAMMRYGSTTACRWRTLGDYFEEPREDDCAHCDNCQARAEGRFEHQPPGRRRTPAPLIDVHGVAPAA, encoded by the coding sequence ATGACGCCTCCGACCCCCGTCGCCGTCCCCTGGTCCCAGCTTGAGCAGGAGGCGCGCGAGCGCTTCGGCGTGGAGCAGTTCCGCCCCGGGCAGCGGGAGATCATCGAGGCGGTCATCGCCGGGCACGACGTGCTGGGCGTGCTGCCCACGGGCGCGGGCAAGAGCCTCACCTTCCAACTGCCGGCCCTCTTCGTGCCGGGCTCCACGGTGGTGGTCAGTCCGCTCATCGCGCTGATGCACGACCAGCGCGAGCACCTCACGGAGCGCTTCGCCCTGGACGCCGCGAAGCTGGACTCCACGCTGAGCGCGAGCGCCCTCAAGGACCTGCAGCGGGAGATCCGCCGGGGCGAGCACGAGTTCATCTACGTGACGCCGGAGCAGTTGGAGAACCCTGAGCGGCTGGAGCTGCTCAAGCGCGCGAACGTGAGCCTCTTCGTGGTGGACGAGGCCCACTGCGTCTCGCAGTGGGGTCACGACTTCCGGCCCGCGTACCTGGCGCTGGGGGATGCCATCCGCGCGCTGGGGCGCCCGCGCGTGCTGGCGCTCACGGCGACCGCCACGCGTCAGGTGCGCGAGGACATCCGCGCCCAACTGGGTTTGAAGGACCCGGTGGTGGTGAGCACCGGCATCCAGCGCGACAACCTCACGCTGGAGGTCCTGCGCACGGTGAACCCGGAGCTCAAGCGCCAGAAGCTGCTGGAGCTGCTGCGCGGCTGTGGCGGCAGCGCCATCGTCTACACGGCCACCGTGCGGCGCGCGGACGAGCTGTGGCGGTGGCTGCGCGCGGAGGGCGTGGAGGCGGAGCGCTACCACGGCAAGCTCAAGGCGAGCGAGCGCGAGGAGAACCAGCGCCGCTTCATGGAGGGCACCACGCCGGTGGTGGTGGCGACGAAGGCCTTCGGGCTGGGCATCGACAAGCAGGACCTGCGGCTCGTGGTGCACTACCACTTCCCCGACTCACTGGAGAGCTACTACCAGGAGGCGGGACGCGCGGGCCGGGACGGGCTGCCCGCGCGCGCGGCGCTGCTGTACCGGCTGGAGGACAAGCGCATCCAGGGCTTCTTCCTGGGAGGCAAGTACCCGCGCCGGGAGGAGAGCCGGCAGCTCTACGCGGCCGTCAGCCGCCTGTGCGCGGAGGGCAGGCGCGTGGCGCTCAAGCAGCTCGCGGAGGCCAGCGGACTGGGCGACAAGCGCGCCCGGGTGCTGGTGGCGCAGCTGGTGGCGGCGGGCGTGGTGGAGCGGGGCGCGCGGGGCGTGAAGCAGCTCCGGGCCTTCGAGCACCCCGACGAGCTGGATGCGTACCTGACGGCCTACGAGTCCCGCCACCAGAGCGACCGCGAGCGCCTGGAGGCGATGATGCGCTACGGCAGCACCACCGCGTGCCGCTGGCGGACGCTGGGGGACTACTTCGAGGAGCCGCGCGAGGACGACTGCGCGCACTGCGACAACTGCCAGGCGCGGGCGGAGGGCCGCTTCGAGCATCAGCCCCCCGGCAGGCGGCGGACCCCCGCGCCGCTCATCGACGTCCACGGCGTGGCGCCAGCGGCCTGA
- the hflX gene encoding GTPase HflX, with amino-acid sequence MAISTLPERPRAVLVGVQLPGVSDEEHAADFAELRRLVHTLGYDSVATISQKRERLATGTVLGTGKLKELAALTGGPGVIASGAQDRTSKAREKWEAAAETEPEDTDADTDGDEDADDLESEDAVPPPSEEDDKAEPRPTVVVVDHELSPGQLRNLEKATGAMVLDRAGVIVDIFHRHAKSHEARMQVEIARLNYLAPRLRESSGGRERQQGRGSGDSAVELDRRKIRDRLAELREGLAAIQKDQDHRRYARRDQLRVALVGYTNAGKSSLMRALTGSTVLVADQLFATLDTTVRAMQPETRPRILVSDTVGFIQKLPHDLVASFRSTLDEALEASLLLYVVDASDPTWAAQLEVTRTVLRDIGADAVPSKLLLNKADRLDAAAKEALLAKHPDAIMLSAHQPDDVTMLRKHIIAFFEASMVEADLVIPYARQGRISEVYEHTTVVSQAYDETGSRLRVRGLPGAIAKLTQSFQE; translated from the coding sequence ATGGCGATCTCCACCCTCCCCGAACGTCCGCGTGCCGTCCTCGTCGGTGTCCAGCTTCCGGGCGTCTCGGACGAAGAGCACGCGGCGGACTTCGCGGAGCTGCGCCGGCTGGTGCACACGCTGGGGTACGACTCGGTGGCGACCATCTCCCAGAAGCGGGAGCGGCTGGCCACGGGCACGGTGCTCGGGACGGGCAAGCTCAAGGAGCTGGCCGCCCTCACCGGAGGCCCGGGCGTGATTGCGTCCGGGGCGCAGGACCGGACGTCGAAGGCCCGCGAGAAGTGGGAGGCCGCCGCCGAGACCGAACCCGAGGACACGGACGCGGACACGGACGGCGACGAGGACGCCGACGACCTGGAGTCCGAGGACGCCGTGCCGCCGCCTTCGGAGGAGGACGACAAGGCGGAGCCCCGGCCCACCGTGGTGGTCGTGGACCACGAGCTGTCGCCGGGCCAGCTGCGCAACCTGGAGAAGGCCACCGGGGCGATGGTGCTGGACCGCGCGGGCGTGATTGTCGACATCTTCCACCGGCACGCGAAGAGCCACGAAGCGCGGATGCAGGTGGAGATCGCCCGGCTCAACTACCTTGCCCCCCGCCTGCGGGAGTCGTCGGGAGGCCGCGAGCGGCAGCAGGGGCGTGGCTCGGGTGACTCGGCGGTGGAGCTGGACCGCCGCAAGATTCGCGACCGGCTGGCGGAGCTGCGCGAGGGCCTGGCGGCCATCCAGAAGGACCAGGACCACCGCCGCTACGCGCGCAGGGACCAGCTCCGGGTGGCGCTGGTGGGCTACACGAACGCGGGCAAGTCGTCGCTGATGCGCGCGTTGACGGGCAGCACGGTGCTGGTGGCCGACCAGCTCTTCGCGACGCTCGACACCACGGTGCGCGCGATGCAGCCGGAGACCCGTCCGCGCATCCTCGTCTCCGACACGGTGGGCTTCATCCAGAAGCTGCCGCACGACCTGGTCGCGTCCTTCCGCTCCACGCTGGACGAGGCGCTGGAGGCGTCGCTGCTGCTCTACGTGGTGGACGCGTCGGACCCCACCTGGGCGGCGCAGCTGGAGGTCACCCGCACGGTGCTCCGGGACATTGGCGCGGACGCGGTGCCCAGCAAGCTGCTGCTCAACAAGGCGGACCGGCTGGACGCGGCGGCGAAGGAAGCGCTGCTGGCGAAGCACCCGGACGCCATCATGCTCTCCGCGCACCAGCCGGACGACGTGACGATGCTGCGCAAGCACATCATCGCCTTCTTCGAGGCCTCCATGGTGGAGGCGGACCTGGTGATTCCCTACGCCCGCCAGGGGCGCATCAGCGAGGTGTACGAGCACACCACGGTGGTGTCCCAGGCCTACGACGAGACCGGCAGCCGGCTGCGCGTGCGGGGCCTGCCGGGGGCCATCGCGAAGCTCACCCAGTCCTTCCAGGAGTGA